CCAGTTAGTCTAGCAAATTTTGCCCATTGTGGCAAGTCATTTACCCGGTAAATAGGCAACCCCGAAAAGGGAAACAGATCGCTCCGCGTGCTTTTCGGGGTTTAAACAACTGTTTAACGGCGTTTCCGTTTCACCTGACTGGCTACATTTTTGCGGGTCTTTTTCTTGGACTTGACGAGATCCTCCCAGAATCCCTTCTGGCGTTTCGTTGGGGTATCTCCTTCTCCCGCACCAATTGGCAGCACTTCTTCACCGCTCGATGCTTTGCCCGATCCAGCACGGCTAGGTGGTTTGTTCCCTTCCGCTTTGCGGCGATCCTTGTATTTCTGACGGATTTCCGCTGGATGCTTTTTGTCCTTTTGTCGATCTGGTCTGCCTGGGCGATCTGGACGATCTGGACGGCCTGTACGTGAACGATCTTGTTGCTTGCCACGTGTCGGCTTACGATCCCCGCCGCGACCATCAATTACGCGAGGCGTACGCTCACGGCTACCGCGGAAGCCAGCCTTCGGCATCCCGACGATTTCGAAGTCGATGGTGCGCTCATCCACGTTGACATTCGCTACACGTACCTCAACGACATCCCCGATTCGATACTGCTTGCCTGTACGCTCACCAACCAGTGCAAATATTTTTTCATGGTAATGATAGTAGTCGTCGGTCAAAAAGCTGACGTGCACCAAGCCTTCAATGGTATTAGGTAACTCGACGAAAATCCCAAACGAAGTGACGCTGGAGATGACGCCTTCGAATTCTTCTCCCACTCGCTCCAGCATGAACTCCGCTTTTTTCAGATCGTCTGTTTCACGCTCGGCATCCACAGCCAAACGTTCACGCTGAGACGCATGCTCCGCGATTACTGGCATTTGCTCTGCCCAGTACCCTAGACGTTTTTCTGAGATTTGGTTCCCCAGCTCGATCCATTCGCGAATGCGTCGGTGGACGATTAGGTCGGGATAACGGCGAATCGGTGAAGTAAAATGGGTATAAAACTCCGTAGACAAGCCGTAATGCCCAAGACTTTCCGCGTCGTAGCGCGCTTGCTTCATCGAGCGCAGCATGACGGTGCTGATAATAATTTCTTCCGGCGTTCCTTTTACCTCTTCCAGCAACTGTTGCAATGCACGTGGATGAACAGAATTGCCCTTCCCGCGGATCGAGTAGCCAAAATTCGTGATGAACTCCATGAAGGCCATGAGCTTTTCAGCGTTCGGGTCTTCGTGAATCCGATACATGAACGGCTGCTTCATCCAGTGGAAATGCTCCGCCACTGTTTCGTTGGCAGCGAGCATGAACTCCTCGATGATCTGCTCCGCAATCGATCTCGTACGGAAGCCGATTTCTGTAGGGGTTCCCTCTTCATCGACGTAAATTTTCGCTTCGCGGAAGTCGAAGTCAATAGCGCCACGCTGCATCCGTTTTTTACGCAGCTTCAAGGCCAGCTCTTTCATATCCTCGAACATCGGGACGAGTCTGCTGTACTTCTCGGTTAAGGCTTCGTCCTTGTCTTCCAAAATACTGCGTACATCTGCATACGTCATGCGCTCATCTGTCCGAATCACGCTCAAAAAGATGTCGTACTTGACGGTGTTTCCGCCCGCATCCATCTCCATATCGCAGGAAATTGTCAATCGATCTACCTGCGGATTGAGACTGCATATGCCGTTGGACAAGCGATGTGGCAGCATCGGGATCACGCGGTCAACTAAGTAGACACTGGTTCCGCGACGATACGCCTCATTGTCCAGCTGAGACTTTTCACGAACATAGTAGCTGACGTCAGCGATATGCACGCCGAGTCTTAGGTTTCCGTTTGGCAGCCTCTCCAGGGAAACGGCATCGTCCAAGTCTTTGGCATCCGCACCGTCGATCGTAACCATCATTCGCTCACGCAAGTCACGACGACCGCTGATTTCCTCCTCGGAAATCTCATCTGGTGCTGCCTCTGCCTCTGCTAACACGTCCTCTGGAAATGCTTCTGGCAGGTTGAACTTGCGGATGATCGACAGGATATCGACGCCCGGATCGTTCTTATGGCCAAGAATCTCGACGACCTCACCCTCAGGATTCACTCGGCCCTCTGGGTAACGAACGATGTTCACGACTACCTTGTGACCATCTACAGCTCCGTTGAAGGAGTCTTTCGGGATGAAAATATCTTTGCCGATTCGCTTTTCGTCGGGGATCACAAACGCGTAATGCCTCTCGTCCTTAAATGTCCCAACGACCTGCTTGATTCCGCGCTCGACAATGCGGATGATCTGCCCTTCCAGACGATTGCCGCCCGCTTCTTTTTCCACGCGGACAAAAACCGTATCGCCATGGAGCGCCCCATTCATATCATTCGCATGTACATATACGTCATCCGAGTCAGGTGTCTCCGGGATCACAAATCCGAAGCCCTTCGGATGACTTTGCAGACGTCCACGTACCAGATTCATTTTTTCAGGCACACCATACCGATTCGCCCTGGTGCGGATCACCTCTCCGCTCGCTTCCAGTGCATTCAGTGTTTTCACAAGCTCCTTGAACTTAGCAGAATCCTTGATTCCAAATGCTTCTTCCAGTTCCCTCACCGTCATCGGGTGGTATGCTTGCTCTCGCATAAACGCGAGTATTTTTTCTTGATCTTCCATTCACAAACCTCCTTTTTCGCGTGGCATTCCCGCGTTTCTCTATGACCATCCTATTATGTAGTATTCACCGTTCCCGCATATCGCAATCGGAATAGAGAAAAAGACAGCAAGTTGCACTCGCTGTCTTCCGGCCATTCGTCTATTACGCTCCTGATTTCAAGAAATACCCGAGCAAAATCGCAAAAATCATGAAGCCAACCGCAAATACAACGGTCAGTTTCCCTAAAAGTGCGTCAATCCCGCGGGCTTTTTGTTTGCCCATCAGTTGCTCTGCGCCGCCACCAATCGCTCCGGAAAGGCCGGCACTTTTTCCCGATTGCAGCAACACGACGATAATTAAGCCAATACTTGCGATCACAAGTAAAATTTTCGCAGCCAATGCCATTTTCATTCACCTCAAAACGTATTTCCAAGGCGGAAAAAACCAATACAACAACTTTATCACACTTGTCTGGTAACAGCAACCCGCTAACCCTTCCATTATAAGAGAAATTCTCTCAAATAATATTGACCGTTATAAGGTAGACTAAGAGCAACGTGTTTTTACGAAAAAATGGCAAATTGTGTACTTTCTTTGTCTTGTTGGGTAGTCGCCTTGATATTGTCAAACTTTTGCCGTAAAATTACAATGAAACTTTATAATTCGCTTTGGGAGGTCTTTGTCAGATGGCTGGGTCCAACAAAAAAGACATGAATCAAAACGATGTAATTGATTCCGCGAAGGCCTTTTTCACTTCGTTTGGTATCTTGTTTCTTGTTTTTCTCATTGCACTCGTAGGATCAATCATTTTCCCACCAAAACATGGCGAAGAAGCAAATGGTGGCGGCGCACCAACTGCACAAATTGACGCTGCTGCTGTATTTAAACAAAATTGCTCTTCCTGTCATGGTCAAAATCTCGAAGGCATTGCAGGTCCAAACCTGACAAAAATTGGAGCAACGCTCAGCGCTGACGACATTGCTAAAATCATCAAAGAAGGTAAAGGCGGCATGCCCCCTGGAATGCTAAAGAAACAACCAGAAATTCAAGCGGTTTCACAGTGGCTGTCGGAGAAGAAATAAGTACATAGATAGCCTGTAAGAAAGAAACACCGAAGACTTGTCCTCTTCGGTGTTTTCCGCGTTAATGGGGAGGCTTTTATATATGACCATCCAGATTGAAGCTTTGGGGAAACAAATCCACTCCTCTACGAGTACATGGTTGTTCCGTGACGTAAACGCCAGCATTATGGAGCCTACGATTATT
The window above is part of the Brevibacillus brevis NBRC 100599 genome. Proteins encoded here:
- the rnr gene encoding ribonuclease R, whose amino-acid sequence is MEDQEKILAFMREQAYHPMTVRELEEAFGIKDSAKFKELVKTLNALEASGEVIRTRANRYGVPEKMNLVRGRLQSHPKGFGFVIPETPDSDDVYVHANDMNGALHGDTVFVRVEKEAGGNRLEGQIIRIVERGIKQVVGTFKDERHYAFVIPDEKRIGKDIFIPKDSFNGAVDGHKVVVNIVRYPEGRVNPEGEVVEILGHKNDPGVDILSIIRKFNLPEAFPEDVLAEAEAAPDEISEEEISGRRDLRERMMVTIDGADAKDLDDAVSLERLPNGNLRLGVHIADVSYYVREKSQLDNEAYRRGTSVYLVDRVIPMLPHRLSNGICSLNPQVDRLTISCDMEMDAGGNTVKYDIFLSVIRTDERMTYADVRSILEDKDEALTEKYSRLVPMFEDMKELALKLRKKRMQRGAIDFDFREAKIYVDEEGTPTEIGFRTRSIAEQIIEEFMLAANETVAEHFHWMKQPFMYRIHEDPNAEKLMAFMEFITNFGYSIRGKGNSVHPRALQQLLEEVKGTPEEIIISTVMLRSMKQARYDAESLGHYGLSTEFYTHFTSPIRRYPDLIVHRRIREWIELGNQISEKRLGYWAEQMPVIAEHASQRERLAVDAERETDDLKKAEFMLERVGEEFEGVISSVTSFGIFVELPNTIEGLVHVSFLTDDYYHYHEKIFALVGERTGKQYRIGDVVEVRVANVNVDERTIDFEIVGMPKAGFRGSRERTPRVIDGRGGDRKPTRGKQQDRSRTGRPDRPDRPGRPDRQKDKKHPAEIRQKYKDRRKAEGNKPPSRAGSGKASSGEEVLPIGAGEGDTPTKRQKGFWEDLVKSKKKTRKNVASQVKRKRR
- a CDS encoding YqzM family protein; the protein is MAGSNKKDMNQNDVIDSAKAFFTSFGILFLVFLIALVGSIIFPPKHGEEANGGGAPTAQIDAAAVFKQNCSSCHGQNLEGIAGPNLTKIGATLSADDIAKIIKEGKGGMPPGMLKKQPEIQAVSQWLSEKK
- the secG gene encoding preprotein translocase subunit SecG, with translation MALAAKILLVIASIGLIIVVLLQSGKSAGLSGAIGGGAEQLMGKQKARGIDALLGKLTVVFAVGFMIFAILLGYFLKSGA